In Pseudomonas fluorescens, the following are encoded in one genomic region:
- a CDS encoding DUF4399 domain-containing protein, whose amino-acid sequence MKTFMSRAALAGLLMGVSVLASATPAPKGAEVSIVSPKDGATVPQTVVVKFAVENVALAPAGNTTKNTGHHHLLIDVDELPAAGAPIPKDANHQHFGNAQTQAEVTLTPGEHTLQLELGDSNHMPFDPPIVSEKITVNVK is encoded by the coding sequence ATGAAAACCTTTATGTCACGTGCTGCTTTGGCTGGCCTGTTGATGGGTGTTTCGGTGCTGGCCAGTGCAACGCCGGCTCCGAAAGGCGCCGAAGTGTCCATCGTGTCTCCCAAGGATGGCGCGACGGTTCCACAGACAGTCGTGGTCAAGTTCGCGGTCGAGAACGTTGCCTTGGCACCGGCGGGCAATACCACCAAGAACACCGGTCATCACCACTTGCTGATCGACGTCGACGAACTGCCAGCCGCCGGTGCGCCGATTCCCAAGGATGCCAACCACCAGCATTTCGGCAACGCGCAGACCCAGGCTGAAGTAACGCTCACGCCGGGCGAACACACCTTGCAGCTGGAACTGGGCGATAGCAACCACATGCCGTTCGATCCGCCGATCGTTTCCGAGAAGATCACCGTCAACGTCAAGTAA
- a CDS encoding transporter substrate-binding domain-containing protein, whose product MRFLPGLICLLPLLSPLAHAELIDDINDRGELRIAVEANTPPFNFKDDDKLTGFEVELGQLLASELDVRADFVVTDGSDLLTGVESGKYDIAINHIAATPDLQDRFDFSEPYIQTSAQLIAQKEEPRSILLVQSLTEEKPKSNPAVSLAIPFQKGNPAFHASLENALQRIKDDGRLQALEQKWLGVEAGVVPKP is encoded by the coding sequence ATGCGCTTTCTGCCTGGCCTGATCTGCCTGCTACCCCTTCTGAGCCCTTTGGCTCACGCCGAACTGATTGATGACATCAACGACCGGGGCGAATTGCGCATTGCCGTTGAAGCCAACACCCCCCCATTCAATTTCAAGGATGACGACAAACTCACCGGTTTCGAAGTCGAGCTGGGCCAACTGCTGGCAAGTGAACTCGATGTCCGGGCCGACTTTGTCGTCACCGACGGCAGCGATCTGCTGACCGGTGTCGAAAGCGGCAAATACGACATCGCCATCAACCACATAGCAGCGACCCCGGATCTCCAGGATCGTTTCGACTTCAGCGAACCCTACATTCAAACCAGCGCGCAACTGATCGCGCAGAAAGAAGAGCCGCGCTCCATTCTGCTGGTGCAGTCGCTGACGGAAGAGAAGCCAAAATCCAACCCGGCTGTGAGCCTGGCGATTCCGTTTCAGAAGGGTAATCCGGCGTTCCATGCCAGCCTGGAAAACGCGTTGCAGCGGATCAAGGATGACGGGCGACTGCAAGCGTTGGAGCAGAAGTGGTTGGGGGTGGAAGCGGGTGTGGTACCCAAACCTTGA
- a CDS encoding FAD-binding oxidoreductase: MTNPALIEELKTLVEPGKVLTDADSLNAYGKDWTKHFAPAPTAIVFPKTTEQVQAIVLWANKHKVALVPSGGRTGLSAAAVAANGEVVVSFDYMNQVLDVNLTDRTAVCQPGVVTKQLQNVAEEKGLYYPVDFASSGSSQIGGNIGTNAGGIKVIRYGMTRNWVAGMKVVTGKGDVLELNRDLIKNATGYDMRQLFIGAEGTLGFVVEATMRLDRAPKNLTAMVLGTADFDSIMPVLHAFQSKLDLTAFEFFSDKALAKVMARGDVPAPFETDCPFYALLEFEATTEEVANHALETFEHCVEQGWVLDGVMSQSETQLQNLWKLREYISETISHWTPYKNDISVTVSKVPAFLKEIDAIVGEHYPDFEIVWFGHIGDGNLHLNILKPDDLSKDEFFAKCATVNKWVFETVEKYNGSISAEHGVGMTKRDYLTYSRSPVEIEYMKAVKAVFDPNGIMNPGKIFAV; this comes from the coding sequence ATGACCAATCCTGCCCTGATTGAAGAGCTGAAGACCCTGGTTGAGCCTGGCAAGGTGCTGACCGATGCCGACTCCCTGAATGCTTACGGAAAGGATTGGACCAAGCATTTCGCCCCGGCCCCGACCGCCATCGTGTTCCCCAAGACCACCGAGCAGGTCCAGGCCATTGTCCTGTGGGCCAACAAACACAAGGTGGCGCTGGTGCCGTCCGGTGGTCGCACCGGCCTTTCCGCAGCAGCGGTGGCGGCCAATGGTGAGGTCGTGGTGTCCTTCGACTACATGAACCAGGTCCTCGACGTGAACCTGACCGACCGCACCGCTGTCTGTCAGCCGGGCGTGGTCACCAAGCAATTGCAGAACGTCGCTGAAGAAAAAGGCTTGTACTACCCTGTGGACTTCGCATCGTCCGGCTCGAGCCAGATTGGCGGCAATATCGGCACCAATGCCGGCGGGATCAAGGTGATTCGCTACGGCATGACCCGTAACTGGGTCGCCGGCATGAAAGTGGTCACCGGCAAGGGCGACGTGCTGGAACTGAACCGCGACCTGATCAAGAACGCCACCGGCTACGACATGCGTCAGCTGTTTATCGGCGCCGAAGGCACCCTGGGGTTCGTGGTCGAAGCGACCATGCGCCTGGACCGCGCGCCGAAAAACCTCACCGCGATGGTTCTCGGCACCGCCGATTTCGACTCGATCATGCCGGTGCTGCACGCCTTCCAGAGCAAGCTTGACCTGACCGCCTTCGAATTCTTCTCCGACAAAGCCCTGGCCAAAGTCATGGCCCGGGGCGATGTACCGGCGCCGTTCGAAACCGATTGCCCGTTCTACGCGCTGCTGGAGTTCGAAGCGACCACCGAAGAAGTAGCCAACCATGCCCTGGAAACCTTCGAGCACTGCGTCGAGCAGGGCTGGGTGCTGGACGGCGTGATGAGCCAGAGCGAAACCCAGTTGCAGAACCTGTGGAAACTGCGCGAATACATCTCCGAAACCATTTCCCACTGGACGCCGTACAAGAACGACATTTCGGTCACCGTATCGAAAGTCCCGGCATTCCTGAAGGAAATCGACGCGATCGTCGGCGAACACTACCCGGACTTCGAAATTGTCTGGTTCGGCCACATCGGCGACGGCAACCTGCACTTGAACATCCTCAAGCCGGATGACCTGAGCAAGGATGAGTTCTTCGCCAAGTGCGCCACTGTCAACAAGTGGGTGTTCGAAACCGTCGAGAAGTACAACGGTTCGATCTCCGCCGAGCACGGCGTGGGCATGACCAAGCGTGACTACCTGACCTACAGCCGTTCACCGGTCGAGATCGAGTACATGAAAGCCGTCAAGGCGGTGTTCGACCCGAACGGCATCATGAACCCGGGCAAGATTTTCGCTGTTTGA
- the serA gene encoding phosphoglycerate dehydrogenase yields the protein MSKTSLDKSKIKFLLLEGVHQSAVDVLKAAGYTSIEYLTGSLPEAQLKEKIADAHFIGIRSRTQLTEEIFDHAKKLVAVGCFCIGTNQVDLDAARERGIAVFNAPYSNTRSVAELVLAEAILLLRGIPEKNASCHRGGWIKSAANSFEIRGKKLGIVGYGSIGTQLSVLAEGLGMQVYFYDTITKLPLGNATQVGNLHELLAMSDIVSLHVPETAATQWMMGEKEIRAIKKGGILINAARGTVVELDHLADAIKDKHLIGAAIDVFPVEPRSNEEEFESPLRGLDNVILTPHIGGSTAEAQANIGLEVAEKLVKYSDNGTSVSSVNFPEVALPAHPGKHRLLHIHENIPGVLSEINKVFAENGINISGQFLQTNEKVGYVVIDVDAEYSDLAQEKLQHVNGTIRSRVLF from the coding sequence ATGAGCAAGACTTCTCTCGATAAGAGCAAGATCAAGTTCCTTCTTCTCGAAGGCGTCCACCAATCGGCTGTCGACGTCCTCAAGGCGGCGGGCTACACCAGCATCGAGTACCTCACTGGTTCTCTGCCGGAAGCCCAGCTCAAGGAAAAGATCGCTGATGCTCACTTCATCGGCATTCGCTCCCGCACTCAACTGACCGAAGAGATCTTCGATCACGCGAAGAAGCTCGTGGCTGTAGGGTGTTTCTGCATCGGCACCAACCAGGTCGACCTGGACGCCGCCCGCGAACGCGGCATTGCGGTGTTCAACGCGCCGTACTCCAACACCCGTTCCGTAGCGGAGCTGGTGCTGGCCGAAGCGATCCTGCTGCTGCGCGGCATCCCGGAGAAGAACGCTTCCTGCCACCGTGGCGGCTGGATCAAGAGCGCGGCCAACTCCTTCGAGATCCGCGGCAAGAAGCTGGGCATCGTCGGCTACGGCTCGATCGGTACTCAACTGTCGGTCCTGGCGGAAGGCCTGGGGATGCAGGTGTACTTCTACGACACCATCACCAAGCTGCCACTGGGTAACGCCACTCAGGTAGGCAACCTGCACGAGCTGCTGGCGATGTCCGACATCGTTTCGCTGCACGTACCGGAAACCGCCGCCACCCAGTGGATGATGGGCGAGAAGGAAATCCGCGCCATCAAGAAAGGCGGCATCCTGATCAACGCCGCCCGCGGCACCGTGGTCGAACTGGACCACCTGGCGGACGCGATCAAGGACAAACACCTGATCGGCGCGGCCATCGACGTATTCCCGGTGGAGCCACGCTCCAACGAAGAAGAGTTCGAAAGCCCGCTGCGTGGCCTGGACAACGTGATCCTGACCCCGCACATCGGTGGTTCCACCGCTGAAGCCCAGGCCAACATCGGTCTGGAAGTGGCGGAAAAACTGGTCAAGTACAGCGACAACGGTACTTCGGTATCGTCCGTGAACTTCCCGGAAGTGGCCCTGCCGGCTCACCCTGGCAAGCACCGCCTGCTGCACATCCACGAGAACATCCCGGGCGTGCTCAGCGAGATCAACAAGGTCTTCGCCGAAAACGGCATCAACATCTCCGGTCAGTTCCTGCAGACCAACGAGAAAGTCGGCTACGTGGTAATCGACGTCGACGCCGAGTACTCGGACCTGGCGCAAGAGAAGCTGCAACACGTCAACGGCACCATCCGTAGCCGTGTGTTGTTCTGA